A region of Vitis vinifera cultivar Pinot Noir 40024 chromosome 13, ASM3070453v1 DNA encodes the following proteins:
- the LOC132254928 gene encoding blue copper protein 1a-like — protein sequence MASKHLAALAIFAILLPAVAMATEFTVGDDQGWTINFDYVAWAKDKVFHVGDKLVFKYTAGRHNVFKVNGTAFMNCTIPPANEALTTGNDVITLATPGRKWYICGVNDHCANYGQKLAITVLEAWVSPASAPSTPAAPAPSTPAAPAPSTPAAPAPSTPAAPAPSSAYGISVSGCQLLMAAMVAVAFPVV from the exons ATGGCTTCTAAACATTTAGCTGCCCTTGCAATCTTCGCAATTCTTCTTCCTGCTGTGGCCATGGCAACTGAGTTTACTGTTGGAGATGATCAAGGTTGGACCATTAATTTCGACTATGTAGCCTGGGCCAAGGACAAAGTCTTTCATGTTGGCGATAAACTAG TCTTCAAATACACGGCGGGAAGGCACAATGTCTTCAAAGTTAACGGTACTGCCTTCATGAACTGCACTATACCACCAGCAAATGAGGCTCTTACCACTGGAAATGATGTGATTACACTGGCCACCCCTGGAAGGAAGTGGTATATTTGTGGTGTGAACGACCATTGTGCCAACTATGGACAGAAGCTTGCCATCACAGTGCTGGAAGCGTGGGTGTCTCCTGCATCAGCCCCCTCCACCCCCGCAGCGCCAGCCCCCTCCACCCCCGCAGCACCAGCCCCCTCCACCCCCGCAGCACCAGCCCCCTCAACCCCCGCAGCACCAGCACCCAGTTCTGCTTATGGGATCTCGGTGTCTGGGTGTCAGCTGCTGATGGCAGCCATGGTTGCTGTTGCTTTCCCAGTCGTTTGA